The following are encoded in a window of Meiothermus sp. CFH 77666 genomic DNA:
- the sucD gene encoding succinate--CoA ligase subunit alpha, whose product MSILVNKNTKVIVQGITGREGTFHAEAMIKAGTQVVAGVTPGKGGQSVLGVPVYDTVKEATTHHHVDASIIFVPAPAAADAALEAAHAGVPLVVLITEGIPTMDMVKAVAEIKALGNVRLIGGNCPGLITPGECKLGIMPASVFKKGRVGLISRSGTVTYETAKALSDAGYGISTCIGIGGDPIIGTTFKDLLPLFENDPETEAVVLCGEIGGSDEEDAAAYIKEHMKKPVVGFIGGRSAPKGKKMGHAGAIIMGNVGTPESKLAAFADADVPVAETIDEIVEYVRAKLG is encoded by the coding sequence GTGAGCATCCTAGTCAACAAAAACACAAAGGTCATCGTACAGGGCATTACTGGACGGGAAGGGACTTTCCACGCCGAGGCCATGATTAAGGCTGGCACCCAGGTAGTAGCCGGTGTGACCCCTGGTAAGGGCGGCCAGAGCGTTCTCGGGGTGCCGGTTTACGACACGGTAAAGGAGGCCACCACTCATCACCACGTGGATGCCTCGATCATCTTTGTACCGGCCCCGGCAGCTGCCGACGCGGCCCTCGAGGCCGCCCACGCCGGGGTTCCGCTGGTGGTACTCATCACCGAGGGCATTCCCACCATGGATATGGTAAAGGCCGTGGCCGAAATCAAGGCGCTGGGCAACGTACGACTCATTGGCGGCAACTGCCCGGGCCTCATAACCCCCGGCGAATGCAAGCTGGGCATCATGCCTGCGAGCGTGTTCAAGAAGGGTCGTGTGGGCCTCATTTCGCGCTCCGGTACCGTCACCTACGAAACCGCCAAGGCCCTTTCAGATGCAGGTTACGGCATCTCAACCTGCATCGGCATCGGCGGCGACCCCATTATCGGCACCACCTTCAAAGACCTGCTGCCCCTGTTTGAAAACGACCCCGAGACCGAGGCTGTGGTGCTTTGCGGCGAGATTGGCGGCTCGGACGAAGAAGATGCTGCGGCGTACATCAAGGAACACATGAAGAAGCCGGTGGTGGGTTTCATCGGTGGGCGCAGCGCCCCCAAGGGCAAAAAAATGGGTCATGCCGGAGCTATTATCATGGGCAATGTGGGCACCCCCGAAAGCAAGCTGGCCGCTTTTGCCGATGCCGACGTACCGGTAGCCGAGACCATTGACGAGATTGTGGAGTACGTGCGGGCCAAGTTAGGCTAG
- the sucC gene encoding ADP-forming succinate--CoA ligase subunit beta, translating into MNLHEYQAKDILAKYGIPVPPGKVAFTAEEAKQIATEYGDLVVIKAQVHTGGRGKAGGVKLARSPEEAREKAAQILGLNIKGFITKKVLVAKGVNIAREYYAGMILDRVTQRVVLMLSKEGGMDIEEVAATKPYALIKYPIDPHTGLRPFEARELVKRAGMEGNLNKLADVLVKLYQAYVGIDASTAEINPLVITDTGEVVAADAKIVLDDNALYRHPDLMPLREFEAEHPLEVEASNYGFSYVKLDGNVGVIGNGAGLVMYTLDLVQRTGGKAANFLDIGGGAKADVVYNALKVVLKDPDVKGVFINIFGGITRADEVAKGVIRAMDEGILNKPVAMRVAGTAEEEAKELLKGRPVYMYPTSVEAAKAIISMTGGAQ; encoded by the coding sequence GTGAATCTACACGAATATCAGGCCAAAGACATCCTCGCCAAGTATGGCATCCCGGTTCCCCCCGGCAAGGTGGCATTTACTGCCGAAGAAGCTAAGCAAATCGCTACCGAGTACGGTGACCTGGTCGTGATCAAAGCCCAGGTTCACACCGGCGGGCGAGGCAAGGCGGGTGGAGTCAAGCTGGCCCGAAGCCCCGAGGAGGCCCGCGAAAAAGCCGCTCAGATTCTGGGCCTCAACATCAAGGGCTTCATCACCAAGAAGGTGCTGGTGGCCAAAGGCGTGAACATTGCCAGGGAATACTACGCCGGCATGATTCTGGATCGGGTCACCCAGCGGGTGGTGTTAATGCTCTCCAAAGAAGGGGGCATGGACATCGAGGAGGTGGCCGCCACCAAGCCCTACGCCCTGATCAAGTACCCCATTGACCCCCATACGGGCCTGCGCCCCTTCGAGGCCCGCGAGCTGGTCAAGCGGGCGGGCATGGAGGGCAACCTCAACAAGCTGGCCGATGTGCTGGTCAAACTGTATCAGGCCTATGTGGGCATTGATGCCTCCACCGCCGAAATAAACCCGCTGGTCATCACCGATACTGGCGAGGTGGTAGCTGCCGATGCCAAAATTGTGCTGGACGACAACGCCCTGTACCGCCACCCCGACCTGATGCCCCTGCGCGAGTTTGAAGCCGAGCACCCCCTCGAGGTCGAGGCTTCCAACTACGGCTTCAGCTACGTCAAGCTCGACGGCAACGTGGGGGTAATTGGCAACGGAGCCGGGCTGGTAATGTACACCCTCGACCTGGTGCAGCGCACCGGGGGCAAGGCGGCCAACTTCCTGGATATCGGGGGTGGGGCCAAGGCCGATGTGGTCTACAACGCCCTCAAGGTGGTGCTTAAAGACCCCGATGTGAAAGGGGTTTTCATCAACATTTTCGGCGGCATCACCCGGGCCGACGAAGTGGCCAAGGGTGTCATCCGGGCCATGGACGAGGGCATCCTGAACAAGCCGGTGGCCATGCGGGTGGCGGGCACCGCCGAAGAAGAGGCCAAAGAGCTTCTGAAAGGCCGCCCGGTTTATATGTACCCCACCTCGGTAGAAGCCGCCAAAGCCATCATCTCCATGACCGGAGGTGCCCAGTGA
- a CDS encoding TRAM domain-containing protein, which produces MNAMRWVLYAFFAYMGYRVGVWLEVSNMISISPLGSLTSLNRLYLGVVGLLVGFLLVPRLTFWLERRWESAQAWLKRLPPEIPVAITAASGLGLLLAVLLTNLLNQIPGFSAIHSLIIAAVLVSSLSAFAIANRDYFRLARPPAHIPKTRGGKVLDTSVLIDGRIGDVAEMGFLEGPLFVPRQVLRELQQFADAPDAQKRAKGRRGLDTLERLKLSVGLEVLDGDESDDPVDDQILAEAKKLGAALVTNDHALAQLSRIYGVKTLSVQALASALRAPLQQGDTLSITIVKEGKEPGQGVGYLEDGTMVVVDDAISFKGKEVSVVITQSIQTQVGRLLFGRLQTEEADRPASKADR; this is translated from the coding sequence ATGAACGCGATGCGCTGGGTTTTGTATGCGTTTTTTGCCTACATGGGCTACCGAGTAGGGGTGTGGCTCGAGGTCAGCAATATGATTAGCATCAGCCCCCTGGGCAGCCTGACCAGCCTCAACCGGCTGTACCTGGGTGTGGTAGGCCTGCTGGTGGGCTTTTTGCTGGTACCTCGGCTAACCTTCTGGCTGGAGCGCCGCTGGGAAAGTGCTCAGGCCTGGCTTAAGCGCCTGCCGCCTGAAATTCCGGTCGCCATCACGGCAGCCTCTGGCCTGGGTCTCCTGCTGGCCGTACTGCTCACCAACCTGCTCAACCAGATTCCGGGCTTTTCCGCCATTCACTCGCTCATCATTGCTGCCGTACTGGTCAGCTCGCTTTCAGCTTTTGCCATCGCCAACCGCGATTACTTCCGGCTGGCCCGTCCGCCTGCCCATATACCCAAAACCCGGGGTGGCAAGGTACTCGATACCTCGGTGCTGATTGATGGCCGCATCGGGGATGTGGCCGAGATGGGCTTTCTGGAAGGCCCTTTGTTTGTGCCCCGGCAGGTGTTGCGCGAGCTGCAACAGTTTGCCGACGCCCCGGATGCCCAGAAAAGGGCCAAGGGCCGCCGGGGGCTCGACACCCTCGAGCGCCTTAAGTTGAGCGTGGGCCTCGAGGTACTCGATGGCGATGAGTCCGACGACCCGGTAGACGACCAGATTCTGGCCGAGGCCAAAAAACTGGGCGCGGCATTGGTCACCAACGACCACGCCCTGGCCCAACTTTCCCGCATCTATGGGGTCAAGACCCTCTCGGTACAAGCGCTGGCCTCGGCCCTGCGGGCCCCGCTTCAGCAGGGTGATACCCTGAGCATTACCATCGTCAAGGAGGGCAAAGAGCCCGGCCAGGGGGTGGGCTACCTCGAGGACGGCACCATGGTGGTGGTAGACGACGCCATCTCTTTCAAAGGCAAGGAAGTAAGCGTGGTCATCACCCAGTCCATTCAAACCCAGGTTGGCCGTTTGCTCTTTGGAAGGCTCCAGACCGAAGAAGCCGACCGACCAGCCTCCAAAGCTGATCGATGA
- the radA gene encoding DNA repair protein RadA gives MAKATIQYRCIECGYKSVRELGRCPNCGAWDSFKEETPVFRAAAAGKGAQLRPHPASNPAALIRLGEVAESGEARFSSQMGELDRVLGGGFVPGEVLLLGGEPGVGKSTLLLQVAQKMLEMGKRVVYLAGEESPGQIRLRAERLGVSGELELLRETELDTVLTTLEASPPDFLVVDSIQTLETTASPGSLVAVRDATAALTRFAKHHQVTTVLVGHVTKEGIVAGPKVIEHVVDATLYLETAGNFRVLRSTKNRFGPVGEMGVFSMVHEGLEEVANPSAAFLAERPVGAPGSVVALSLSGERALALEVQALAARTPFPAPRRVSQGLDSRRVDVVLAVLERRLNLPLGNLDIYVNLAGGLRVFDPGLDLAVGLAVYSAVVGRPLPEEVAVVGEVGLAGELRSVEGLERRLREGQRAGFKHLVHPPQFKSLEAAVSKFL, from the coding sequence ATGGCAAAGGCTACCATTCAATATCGCTGTATCGAGTGCGGCTACAAATCGGTTAGGGAGCTGGGTCGCTGCCCCAACTGTGGAGCCTGGGACAGTTTCAAGGAAGAAACACCGGTGTTCAGGGCAGCAGCGGCGGGCAAAGGAGCACAGTTGCGACCACATCCTGCTTCCAATCCGGCTGCCCTGATCCGTCTGGGCGAGGTTGCGGAGAGCGGCGAGGCTCGCTTCTCGAGCCAGATGGGCGAGCTTGACCGGGTATTGGGGGGTGGTTTTGTGCCCGGTGAGGTGCTCCTCTTGGGCGGTGAACCCGGCGTGGGCAAGAGCACCCTATTGTTACAGGTAGCCCAAAAAATGCTGGAGATGGGCAAGCGGGTGGTTTATCTGGCGGGTGAGGAATCGCCAGGGCAGATTCGTTTGCGGGCCGAACGCCTGGGGGTCTCGGGGGAACTCGAGCTCCTGCGGGAAACCGAGCTGGACACGGTATTGACCACCCTCGAGGCCAGTCCGCCCGATTTCCTGGTGGTGGACTCCATCCAGACCCTCGAGACCACCGCCTCACCAGGTTCGCTGGTGGCCGTGCGCGACGCCACCGCTGCCCTGACCCGCTTTGCCAAACACCACCAGGTGACCACCGTGCTGGTGGGGCATGTCACCAAGGAAGGCATCGTAGCCGGGCCCAAGGTGATTGAGCACGTGGTGGACGCCACCCTGTATCTGGAGACGGCTGGCAACTTCCGGGTCTTGCGCTCCACCAAAAACCGCTTTGGCCCGGTGGGCGAGATGGGTGTTTTCAGTATGGTTCACGAGGGCCTGGAGGAGGTCGCCAACCCCTCGGCAGCCTTTCTGGCCGAGCGTCCGGTGGGCGCGCCGGGGTCGGTGGTGGCCCTCAGTCTATCGGGCGAGCGGGCGCTGGCCCTGGAGGTACAGGCGCTGGCCGCCCGAACACCCTTCCCGGCTCCACGCAGGGTTTCGCAAGGGCTGGACAGCCGCCGGGTGGACGTGGTGCTGGCGGTATTGGAGCGAAGGCTCAACCTGCCCCTGGGCAACCTCGATATATACGTCAATCTGGCGGGGGGGCTGCGGGTCTTCGATCCGGGGTTGGACTTGGCGGTGGGGCTGGCGGTGTATTCTGCTGTGGTAGGCCGTCCCCTGCCCGAAGAGGTCGCCGTGGTGGGAGAGGTGGGGCTGGCCGGGGAGCTGCGCAGCGTGGAGGGCCTCGAGCGCCGCCTGCGCGAAGGGCAGCGGGCAGGCTTCAAGCACCTGGTACACCCCCCCCAGTTCAAGAGTCTGGAAGCAGCCGTGAGCAAGTTTTTATGA